The Alnus glutinosa chromosome 7, dhAlnGlut1.1, whole genome shotgun sequence genome includes a region encoding these proteins:
- the LOC133873485 gene encoding thaumatin-like protein 1b, translating to MMIKSLSLFGLIALAFTFLSGAHAAKITFTNNCPTTVWPGTLTADQKPQLSTTGFELASKASSSVDVQAPWIGRFWARTRCTTDASGKFTCETADCASGQVACNGAGAIPPASLVEINIAANGGQDFYDVSLVDGFNLPISVATQGGTGDCKPSSCPADVNAVCPAELQLKGSDGSVIACKSACLAINEPQYCCTGDYSTPETCPPTNYSMIFENQCPQAYSYAYDDKNSTFTCSNAPDYVITFCP from the coding sequence GTGCTCATGCTGCTAAAATAACTTTCACAAACAACTGTCCAACAACTGTTTGGCCAGGAACTCTAACGGCAGACCAGAAACCTCAGCTATCAACTACTGGATTTGAGCTGGCATCCAAAGCATCCTCATCGGTTGATGTCCAAGCTCCATGGATAGGTCGGTTCTGGGCACGAACACGATGCACCACCGACGCCTCAGGAAAGTTCACCTGCGAAACTGCTGATTGTGCCTCTGGCCAGGTTGCATGCAACGGTGCCGGTGCGATCCCACCGGCATCTTTGGTAGAAATCAACATAGCAGCGAATGGTGGACAAGATTTCTACGATGTCAGCCTTGTAGATGGCTTCAACCTCCCTATTTCTGTTGCCACACAAGGCGGGACCGGTGATTGCAAGCCCTCGAGTTGCCCAGCAGACGTGAACGCCGTTTGCCCTGCTGAGCTGCAACTGAAAGGGTCTGATGGGAGCGTGATCGCTTGCAAGAGCGCATGCTTAGCTATCAATGAGCCACAATATTGTTGCACTGGCGATTATAGTACCCCAGAAACATGTCCACCCACAAACTATTCGATGATCTTCGAGAACCAATGCCCTCAAGCTTATAGCTACGCTTATGATGATAAGAACAGCACGTTCACCTGCTCCAATGCACCTGACTACGTTATCACTTTCTGCCCTTGA